One genomic region from Leptospiraceae bacterium encodes:
- a CDS encoding STAS domain-containing protein: MDIQLQEYKDITVVTLSKDIDLYSAPFLRKQLKTLHSSKKNKIIFNFENVSYIDSSGLSVLVGEYSHQKQFNYNLKFINLSEKIKKIFRWSNFMEAVEIYDTLEEALKSFSK, from the coding sequence ATGGATATACAACTGCAGGAATATAAAGATATAACGGTTGTAACACTGAGTAAAGATATTGATTTATATTCAGCACCCTTCTTACGTAAACAGCTGAAAACTTTACATAGTTCAAAAAAAAACAAAATTATTTTTAATTTTGAGAATGTTTCTTATATAGACTCTTCCGGCTTGAGTGTGCTTGTTGGCGAATATTCCCATCAAAAACAGTTTAATTATAATTTAAAATTTATTAATCTCTCAGAAAAAATAAAAAAAATATTTCGATGGTCTAATTTCATGGAAGCTGTTGAAATATACGATACTTTAGAAGAGGCCTTGAAGTCTTTCTCAAAATGA
- a CDS encoding PAS domain S-box protein — protein MEHNSENTQESIDESIFQSLKSTLEQFQIIIQVDAYSFIIQIDSKIQYIDSTINFSKKQQTRFLEGLQEENISKLLKKSNFFCWNKDDKTNPFMPYLPESLQFQSYCLIHLIEKKFVISLLFFSNKINFFKNKESYLYLFINSLRVKFLEKEKLDKEKNIQSLEKRLREEISKRESLTQELKQEITFHDKSVKALNEKEAIYKIIFDKNTAIKLLVEQDTGHIIDANLAAEHFYKYSIPELQKMNIKQLDISSNLPLSHVSSNKEVSEQEYITCKHRIRNGDIRDVEIYYSPMQIQNISFLYCIIHDITEKKKAEDALKSSEKRFRTIIETANEGIMLIDEKSIIHECNPKLGEIFGRDIKDIIGKSILSFLNFDNQKIVLEQLQKRRTGRQAHYELTITQPSGIQLHCSVNASPLYNEDKDFLGSFALITDITSSKLTEKKLLHSERMFHSYFELSIIGMGIISSEEIWLEANKKLCSMLGYEKEELLKLSWRDLTFPRDLILETPYYNRMIQGKIDEYSLDKRFICKDGKIIFTIMSIRCIRDINGKIDYLITQILDITERKTLEEKFKQFIEYSPDPLIIINQDGMISLVNNQTEELFGYKREDILGKPIDIIIPQRIREKHRQYVQFYFQNPRPRMMGSGRELTALHSKGFEFPVEVSLNYFKSKDETLVLSTIRDITERKQVEDKLRESEFKLKEAQSITNICNYEFDIRTGEVKWSEQAFKIFDINEKEEIPSLKEINAFIHPEDRTQVQQNMDIVINEKLPLNLEYRIITRENKLKYIHSMGTPIIDEKNRCSGIFGVLIDITERKLYEEKLLTRYKSEKFISRISSNLININPEEFTKEISHVFEELGQLLNVDRIYVFLFQDSNSFSLESHWKNKHAKAIPNTLEFPNSLYKEILLILNNLEIIKIINMQKKILSGTLKQYFFPDTVSTILVPMVEKKRALGFLGIDTVQEKKIWEEEDVELLKIVASVFVNTLSRTRVQVKLRESEQLFRTLVESTQDYSIIMLNNDGYINSWNTGAEKIKNYKSEEILGKHFSIFYLPEDTKNRVPEKELKTAEKEKHYENEGWRVRKDGTRFWANSIITPLYDSNGHLNGFSNVTRDITERKKSEERLNELLRERNIILENVDVGIAFLKNKKFIWVNTKMVELFGYHIDEIKNKGSEILYPSRENIIQSGRDPYQVLLEENIFNNERMMKRKDGSLFWTHTIWKNVDPNDFSQGTIWILEDITERKRVEDELRESEQRFRNMADNAPVLLWMSGSDGGVNYLNKTWLSFTGKSFAEESGFGWMEGLHSDDYSFRKKTLEESYVSRKSFQVEYRLLHRSGKYRWLLDSGVARFTPNGSFIGFIGSCLDITDLKNSERELIHAKEIAEEANKAKSIFLSNMTHELRTPLNAILGFSQILKRDEEISPKHKGFIEMMYNSGNHLLTIINDILDLSKIEAGHMVLEMEAFSIPEAIKEVMNMFYYKAGEKGLSLQADIAEDLPDEVIADVKRIRQVLINLVGNAVKFTSKGSIELRVKYRKLPGQDGNKYIEAYFYVIDTGRGIPNEEIKRIFQPFQQSSSQHSSGTGLGLSISSKLVKMMKGDLKVESKLGQGTTFSFSIPLLVGDTQYGIIKKERYSPVIGFKGEKRPKILIVDDILNNRQTLSILLSDVGFECIQAENGQDAIKVVETERPDLVFMDLKMPLLSGEEATKIIRQTEFGKSLPIIALTASGFNRKDDFLKESQLSEYLVKPFTEAEVFNSIQKFLGLEYIRRLDNTDNPGRGSKDIETIMKEALDMFLSLEIETRKELQKAIRSQDRKAIINILENLHFSESFHEESKMILIDKAKSYQYAFLLELSKKITK, from the coding sequence ATGGAGCATAATTCAGAAAATACGCAGGAATCTATAGATGAATCAATTTTTCAAAGTTTAAAATCTACCTTAGAACAATTTCAAATTATCATTCAGGTAGATGCTTATTCTTTTATTATTCAGATTGATTCTAAGATTCAATATATAGATTCTACCATCAATTTTAGCAAAAAACAGCAGACTCGATTCCTCGAAGGTCTTCAAGAGGAAAATATAAGTAAGCTCTTAAAAAAGTCTAATTTTTTTTGCTGGAATAAAGACGACAAAACAAATCCTTTTATGCCCTATTTACCGGAATCCCTGCAATTTCAATCTTATTGTCTCATCCACCTTATAGAGAAAAAATTTGTTATTTCTCTATTGTTCTTTTCTAATAAAATCAATTTTTTTAAAAACAAAGAAAGTTACTTATATCTTTTTATTAATTCCTTACGAGTAAAATTTTTAGAAAAAGAAAAATTAGATAAAGAGAAAAATATTCAGTCTCTGGAAAAAAGACTAAGGGAAGAAATCTCTAAACGGGAAAGTCTGACACAGGAACTAAAGCAAGAAATTACGTTTCATGATAAATCGGTAAAAGCATTAAACGAAAAAGAAGCTATTTACAAAATCATCTTCGATAAGAATACCGCTATAAAATTATTAGTAGAACAGGATACCGGCCATATTATTGATGCTAATTTGGCAGCAGAACATTTCTATAAGTATAGCATCCCCGAATTACAAAAAATGAATATCAAACAACTTGATATTTCTTCAAACCTGCCCTTATCTCATGTTTCCAGCAACAAAGAGGTATCAGAACAGGAATATATTACCTGTAAACACCGAATCAGAAATGGGGATATTAGGGATGTTGAAATCTATTACAGTCCGATGCAAATTCAAAACATTAGCTTTTTATATTGCATTATCCATGATATTACAGAAAAGAAAAAAGCAGAAGATGCTCTAAAAAGCTCAGAAAAAAGGTTTCGTACTATAATAGAAACAGCTAATGAAGGAATTATGCTGATAGATGAGAAAAGTATTATTCATGAGTGCAATCCCAAGTTAGGAGAAATCTTTGGTAGGGATATCAAAGACATTATCGGTAAAAGTATACTATCTTTTTTAAATTTCGACAACCAGAAAATTGTTCTGGAACAATTGCAGAAACGTAGAACCGGAAGACAGGCTCACTATGAGTTAACGATTACCCAACCTTCAGGTATTCAATTACATTGTTCTGTAAATGCCTCTCCTCTTTACAATGAGGACAAAGATTTCTTAGGCTCCTTTGCTCTTATTACAGACATCACAAGTAGCAAACTAACTGAAAAAAAACTTCTACACAGTGAAAGAATGTTTCATAGTTATTTCGAGCTTTCTATCATCGGAATGGGAATCATTTCATCTGAAGAAATTTGGCTTGAAGCTAATAAAAAGTTATGTTCTATGCTCGGTTATGAAAAAGAAGAATTATTAAAACTCAGTTGGAGAGACTTAACATTTCCAAGAGATTTAATCTTAGAAACTCCATATTACAACCGAATGATACAGGGCAAAATCGATGAATACAGTCTGGATAAACGCTTTATCTGTAAAGATGGAAAAATTATTTTTACGATCATGTCCATAAGGTGTATAAGGGATATAAATGGAAAAATTGATTACCTAATTACTCAGATACTCGACATAACCGAAAGAAAAACTCTGGAAGAAAAATTTAAACAATTTATAGAATACTCCCCGGATCCTTTAATTATTATAAATCAGGATGGTATGATTAGCCTGGTTAACAACCAAACTGAAGAACTATTTGGATACAAGCGAGAGGATATTCTCGGAAAACCTATAGACATTATCATTCCTCAAAGAATTAGGGAAAAACACAGACAATATGTGCAGTTCTATTTTCAAAATCCAAGACCGAGAATGATGGGAAGCGGAAGAGAGCTCACTGCCTTACATAGCAAAGGTTTTGAATTTCCTGTTGAAGTCAGCCTTAACTATTTTAAGTCCAAAGACGAAACTCTTGTATTAAGTACAATTCGTGATATAACAGAAAGAAAGCAAGTCGAAGATAAACTTCGGGAAAGTGAATTTAAATTAAAAGAAGCTCAAAGCATTACCAATATCTGCAACTATGAATTTGATATCCGCACAGGAGAGGTAAAGTGGTCAGAACAGGCCTTCAAGATTTTTGATATAAACGAAAAAGAAGAAATCCCTTCCCTAAAAGAAATTAATGCCTTTATCCATCCGGAGGACAGAACTCAGGTACAACAAAATATGGATATAGTAATTAATGAAAAACTTCCACTAAATCTGGAATACAGAATCATTACCCGAGAAAATAAGTTAAAATATATCCATAGTATGGGAACACCTATTATTGATGAAAAAAATCGATGTTCCGGAATTTTTGGCGTATTAATTGATATAACAGAACGTAAACTTTATGAAGAAAAACTCTTAACGAGATACAAGTCTGAAAAGTTTATATCCAGAATCTCATCAAACTTGATCAACATAAATCCCGAAGAATTTACAAAAGAAATTAGCCATGTATTTGAAGAGTTAGGGCAGCTTTTAAATGTTGACAGAATATACGTGTTCCTGTTTCAGGACTCAAATTCTTTTAGTTTAGAAAGCCACTGGAAAAATAAACACGCAAAAGCAATTCCAAATACTTTAGAATTTCCTAATAGTTTATATAAAGAAATTCTTCTTATACTAAATAACCTGGAAATTATCAAAATCATTAATATGCAAAAAAAAATATTATCAGGAACCTTAAAACAATATTTTTTTCCTGATACAGTCTCTACAATACTCGTCCCCATGGTTGAAAAGAAAAGAGCTCTGGGCTTCTTAGGAATCGATACCGTCCAGGAGAAAAAAATTTGGGAAGAAGAAGATGTTGAGTTACTAAAAATTGTTGCCAGTGTTTTTGTAAATACTCTGTCCAGAACAAGAGTACAGGTAAAACTCAGGGAAAGTGAACAACTATTCCGAACTCTTGTGGAAAGTACACAGGATTACTCCATCATCATGTTAAACAACGATGGCTATATCAATAGCTGGAATACGGGAGCCGAAAAAATCAAAAACTATAAATCTGAGGAAATATTAGGAAAGCATTTTTCCATATTTTATTTGCCGGAAGATACAAAAAATCGTGTTCCAGAAAAAGAATTAAAAACTGCAGAAAAAGAAAAACATTATGAAAATGAAGGCTGGAGGGTAAGAAAAGATGGAACCCGCTTCTGGGCTAACTCCATCATCACTCCTCTTTATGATTCAAATGGCCATCTGAACGGTTTTTCAAACGTAACCCGTGATATTACCGAAAGGAAAAAATCGGAAGAGAGACTCAATGAACTGCTTCGAGAGCGAAACATTATTTTAGAGAACGTAGATGTGGGAATAGCTTTCTTGAAAAATAAGAAGTTTATCTGGGTCAATACGAAAATGGTAGAACTTTTTGGTTATCATATCGATGAAATTAAAAATAAAGGTTCTGAAATTCTCTATCCGAGCCGTGAAAATATAATTCAATCCGGACGAGATCCCTACCAGGTTTTATTAGAAGAAAATATATTTAATAATGAAAGAATGATGAAGCGAAAAGATGGTTCTTTATTTTGGACACATACTATCTGGAAAAATGTAGATCCAAATGATTTTAGCCAGGGAACTATCTGGATCTTGGAGGATATAACAGAAAGGAAGCGTGTCGAAGATGAATTACGAGAAAGTGAACAAAGATTTCGAAACATGGCGGACAATGCACCCGTTCTTCTTTGGATGTCGGGTTCAGATGGAGGTGTAAATTATCTAAACAAAACCTGGCTCAGTTTTACAGGAAAAAGTTTTGCTGAAGAAAGCGGTTTTGGCTGGATGGAAGGATTACATTCCGATGACTATAGCTTTCGAAAAAAAACCTTAGAAGAATCTTATGTTTCTCGTAAAAGCTTCCAGGTAGAATACAGACTTTTACATCGCTCCGGAAAATATCGCTGGTTGCTTGATAGTGGGGTTGCACGTTTTACCCCGAACGGAAGTTTTATTGGCTTTATAGGTTCCTGTTTGGACATTACAGATTTAAAAAATTCGGAAAGAGAATTAATTCATGCCAAAGAAATTGCAGAGGAAGCAAATAAAGCCAAATCGATTTTCTTATCCAACATGACTCATGAATTGAGAACTCCTCTCAATGCTATTTTAGGATTTTCGCAAATACTAAAACGAGATGAAGAAATTTCTCCCAAGCATAAAGGTTTTATAGAGATGATGTACAATAGTGGGAATCATCTCTTAACTATTATAAATGATATACTGGATCTTTCAAAAATCGAAGCCGGGCATATGGTTTTGGAAATGGAAGCATTTTCCATTCCGGAAGCTATTAAAGAAGTTATGAATATGTTCTACTATAAAGCCGGAGAAAAAGGTTTAAGTCTCCAGGCGGATATTGCAGAAGACCTACCTGATGAAGTAATTGCAGACGTTAAGCGAATTCGTCAGGTATTAATCAATCTGGTAGGAAACGCCGTGAAATTTACAAGTAAGGGTTCTATCGAACTCAGAGTAAAATACAGAAAACTACCCGGACAGGATGGAAACAAGTATATAGAGGCTTACTTTTATGTAATCGATACAGGACGGGGGATTCCGAATGAAGAAATAAAAAGAATCTTTCAACCCTTCCAACAGTCTTCTTCTCAACATTCTTCCGGTACCGGTCTTGGTTTATCCATATCTTCTAAACTGGTCAAGATGATGAAAGGAGATTTGAAAGTAGAAAGTAAACTCGGTCAAGGAACCACCTTTTCCTTCTCTATTCCTCTTTTAGTAGGAGATACGCAGTATGGAATCATAAAAAAAGAACGCTATTCTCCTGTAATTGGTTTCAAAGGAGAGAAACGACCTAAAATCCTGATAGTAGATGATATATTAAATAATAGACAAACTTTGAGTATTCTTTTGAGTGATGTAGGATTCGAATGTATCCAGGCTGAAAATGGTCAAGATGCTATAAAAGTTGTAGAAACAGAGAGACCGGATCTGGTTTTTATGGATTTAAAAATGCCTCTTTTAAGTGGCGAAGAAGCTACAAAAATCATTAGACAAACAGAATTTGGTAAAAGTCTTCCCATTATTGCTCTGACTGCCAGTGGTTTTAATCGAAAAGATGACTTTTTAAAAGAAAGTCAACTATCAGAATATCTCGTTAAACCATTTACAGAGGCTGAAGTGTTCAATTCTATCCAAAAATTTTTAGGTTTAGAGTATATTCGAAGATTAGATAATACTGATAATCCGGGAAGAGGCTCCAAAGACATAGAAACCATCATGAAAGAAGCTCTCGATATGTTCCTATCCTTAGAAATAGAAACAAGAAAGGAACTTCAAAAAGCAATACGTTCTCAGGATAGAAAGGCGATTATTAATATCCTCGAAAATCTTCACTTCTCAGAATCCTTTCATGAAGAATCCAAGATGATTTTGATTGATAAAGCAAAAAGTTATCAATACGCTTTTCTATTAGAACTTTCTAAAAAAATAACAAAATAA
- a CDS encoding AAA family ATPase, which translates to MTGRLKQIPIGNSDFGKIIQEGQYYIDKTLLVKEILDSGADISLITRPRRFGKTCNLSMLKYFFEAEIPKSPSVLKVRSPQNNGKLFQDLAISRQGNEYMQHQGSYPVIFLNLKGAKAGNWQECYELLKETIAQEYKNHDYLVKTNFLKGIDNKDFQQIVDVSASSTKYKKALQKLILYLSHYYEREVIVLIDEYDTPVHEAYENGFYKEIVDFLRTFLGEGLKDNTHVKKAVITGILRVTRENIFSDLNNPDIATLLSDKYANKFGFTEGEVKQFLQDYHLEDSFSEVKKWYNGYVIGKEQDIYNPWSIINYIDKHSEGFQAYWINTSRNTLINHLLARSSQAVKSELESLLEDKPIQKSINSYITFSDINRSSEALWSFLFFTGYLKVVEKILPEREGDEVEYLLTIPNLEVRTIYRKFVSEWFTDTIGVINISLLIKAILLGDSEVFEDILQDFVLKYISYYDVPEEESEKVYHAFVLGLLIHSETHSLKSNRESGYGRYDILLLPKESSLAGAILEFKRVRKNRKETLEQACHVALEQIENLKYETELKELGVKTIHKYGIAFEGKRVLVLRGD; encoded by the coding sequence ATGACCGGAAGACTCAAACAAATACCGATAGGCAATAGTGATTTTGGTAAAATCATCCAGGAGGGTCAGTATTATATTGATAAAACCCTTCTGGTTAAGGAAATCCTTGACTCAGGAGCAGATATATCTCTTATCACCAGGCCGAGACGCTTTGGGAAGACCTGTAATCTTTCCATGCTCAAGTATTTTTTTGAAGCAGAAATTCCGAAATCACCGAGTGTGTTGAAAGTTAGGTCCCCGCAAAATAATGGGAAATTATTTCAGGATTTGGCCATTAGTAGGCAGGGAAATGAGTATATGCAGCATCAGGGAAGTTACCCGGTTATATTCCTCAATTTAAAAGGAGCGAAGGCCGGCAACTGGCAGGAATGCTATGAACTTTTAAAAGAAACGATTGCTCAGGAATATAAAAATCACGATTATCTGGTAAAAACAAATTTTTTGAAGGGGATTGATAATAAAGATTTTCAACAAATAGTTGATGTAAGTGCCAGTAGTACAAAGTATAAAAAGGCACTTCAAAAGCTAATCCTGTATTTATCTCACTACTATGAAAGAGAAGTAATAGTACTCATAGATGAATATGATACGCCGGTTCATGAAGCCTATGAAAACGGATTTTATAAAGAGATTGTCGATTTTCTCAGGACTTTTTTGGGAGAGGGTCTTAAAGATAATACGCATGTAAAAAAAGCAGTAATCACAGGGATATTGCGAGTTACGAGGGAGAATATCTTTTCAGATTTGAACAACCCGGATATTGCTACTCTGTTAAGTGATAAGTATGCCAATAAATTTGGTTTTACTGAAGGAGAAGTCAAACAATTTTTACAGGATTATCATCTGGAGGATAGTTTTTCTGAGGTGAAGAAGTGGTATAATGGCTATGTCATAGGTAAGGAGCAGGACATATACAATCCCTGGTCAATTATTAATTATATAGACAAGCACTCGGAAGGCTTTCAGGCCTACTGGATAAACACTTCTCGTAATACACTTATCAACCATCTATTGGCTCGCTCTTCACAAGCGGTGAAAAGTGAGCTGGAAAGTTTATTAGAAGATAAACCTATTCAAAAAAGTATAAATAGTTATATAACCTTTTCAGATATTAACAGAAGTAGTGAAGCCCTGTGGAGTTTTTTATTTTTCACTGGTTATCTCAAGGTAGTAGAAAAGATTTTACCGGAAAGAGAGGGTGATGAAGTTGAGTATCTTCTGACGATTCCCAACCTTGAAGTTCGCACAATTTACAGGAAATTTGTTTCTGAGTGGTTTACGGATACTATAGGTGTAATAAACATTTCATTATTAATAAAAGCTATTCTATTAGGAGATAGTGAGGTTTTTGAAGATATATTACAGGACTTCGTTTTGAAATACATCAGCTATTATGATGTTCCTGAAGAAGAATCAGAAAAGGTCTACCATGCTTTTGTTCTCGGACTATTAATACACAGTGAAACACACAGTTTGAAGTCCAACAGGGAGAGTGGCTATGGACGTTATGATATTCTACTTTTACCAAAAGAATCATCCTTAGCCGGAGCTATTCTTGAGTTTAAGCGGGTTCGGAAGAATCGCAAGGAAACACTTGAACAGGCCTGCCATGTTGCCCTTGAACAGATAGAGAATCTAAAATATGAGACAGAACTAAAAGAGCTTGGTGTGAAAACAATCCATAAATACGGGATAGCATTTGAAGGGAAACGTGTTCTTGTACTGCGAGGGGACTAA
- a CDS encoding TetR/AcrR family transcriptional regulator yields MIETIKTQEQKSRETREKLIQATLDSLQEYGYHGASLSEILKKAGVSKGGWQHHFQNKKDMVAAAAETILEEAIFTTQELAEKMKGKKAPLQALFQFIWTTFYTGRHRDIWLEFNVACRTDEELREKVAPILEKFHKSMNEAWKKHFISTHPDFPIETILNLTIFSLRGMAIQSIAFEKPSYYKKLREDWIKLISSVIQIKNSL; encoded by the coding sequence ATGATAGAAACAATAAAAACGCAGGAACAAAAAAGTAGAGAAACCCGCGAAAAGTTGATTCAGGCGACCTTAGATAGTCTGCAAGAATATGGTTATCACGGAGCTTCCCTTTCTGAAATTTTAAAGAAAGCCGGTGTTTCGAAGGGGGGCTGGCAGCACCATTTTCAGAACAAGAAAGATATGGTAGCTGCCGCTGCGGAAACTATATTAGAAGAAGCAATTTTTACAACCCAGGAGCTGGCTGAAAAAATGAAAGGAAAGAAAGCCCCTCTGCAAGCTCTTTTCCAGTTTATCTGGACTACATTTTATACGGGCAGGCACAGGGATATCTGGCTCGAATTTAATGTGGCATGTAGAACCGATGAAGAGCTTAGAGAAAAAGTTGCACCTATATTAGAGAAATTTCATAAGTCTATGAATGAGGCCTGGAAAAAACATTTCATATCTACACATCCGGATTTTCCGATTGAAACTATTTTAAATTTAACCATCTTTTCTCTGAGAGGGATGGCCATTCAATCTATAGCTTTTGAAAAACCTTCTTACTATAAGAAGCTTAGAGAAGACTGGATAAAACTCATTTCTTCCGTAATTCAAATTAAAAATTCCCTATAA
- a CDS encoding OmpA family protein, with protein MKAALKNAMTGVCPNFGALEQSIIPKKAIYKHPVEKIEYVAFLDHNGQPISARLSHAVAAKEINDAQELKLYIQEYDQACGKDSFPPFFKEITYVKNYIEKEKKKEVEEEKLVERKLEPILKEHKVNEKTVDGKTPLESSIETSDPELVKKVLKEHPDLKTKDGKSAVEVAKANLEKPENYTVGKLLINELGLPKEEAKPWVDQFKDDTKQKEVVKLLEKASGTEEVKEVKEVKEDVVINDESKDRSTTEGGSEAKESAFALPEGVTLESDSCKSGKKVSKGEESGRFSIGIGGKSLLFGYPFPVSTSHFIVRSDKHYAGNYTAGSCRVSSFSSKPQTGKESGGSETVYRFGDLFVKQEILPSGSESGKSVKIKYSIQNTGAEPLRTGLYILFDLMQAGSDTSFLYTGKTPIKKSLTLNGKSLEGKIHFKSLKKGSPMSFLSFKGEKPAALHVGNWADLYSSGWSAARNGKMIRDSSVAFYWKEKNLDGGASVQYELEFGTDEAGDGNLEVVYDASHKQSSVNLKYGRGNFVLRAEQKRIIRKQIKAIGKAKIRGIFVEGFTDAEGTYEFNSKLSIKRTRLVKDYLVKQGVTADKILLKNWGESYATSLANPLRNKEDRRVILHFISK; from the coding sequence ATGAAAGCGGCTTTAAAAAATGCAATGACCGGGGTTTGCCCGAATTTTGGAGCCCTGGAACAGAGTATAATCCCCAAAAAGGCCATATACAAGCATCCGGTCGAAAAAATCGAGTATGTAGCCTTTTTAGACCATAATGGTCAGCCTATTTCTGCCAGATTAAGCCATGCAGTAGCGGCAAAAGAAATCAATGATGCTCAGGAATTGAAATTATATATTCAGGAATATGACCAGGCCTGTGGTAAAGATTCCTTTCCTCCTTTTTTCAAGGAAATCACCTACGTCAAAAACTACATTGAAAAAGAGAAGAAGAAAGAAGTAGAAGAAGAGAAACTCGTAGAGAGGAAGCTGGAGCCGATACTTAAAGAACACAAAGTAAATGAGAAAACGGTAGATGGAAAAACTCCCCTCGAATCCAGCATTGAAACGAGTGATCCGGAACTTGTTAAAAAAGTTTTAAAAGAGCACCCCGATTTAAAAACAAAAGATGGGAAAAGTGCGGTAGAGGTAGCTAAGGCAAATCTCGAAAAACCGGAAAACTATACAGTAGGAAAGCTCTTAATTAACGAACTCGGACTACCCAAAGAAGAAGCTAAGCCCTGGGTAGATCAGTTCAAAGATGATACCAAACAAAAAGAAGTCGTAAAACTCCTGGAAAAAGCTTCCGGCACTGAAGAAGTAAAGGAAGTAAAGGAAGTAAAAGAGGATGTTGTAATAAATGATGAGAGCAAGGATCGTTCTACAACAGAAGGTGGTTCTGAAGCAAAAGAATCAGCTTTCGCTTTACCGGAAGGTGTTACTTTAGAATCGGATTCCTGTAAATCAGGGAAAAAAGTCAGTAAAGGGGAGGAATCCGGACGTTTTTCCATCGGGATAGGAGGAAAAAGTCTTTTATTCGGTTATCCTTTCCCGGTTTCTACATCTCATTTTATTGTTCGCTCCGACAAGCATTACGCAGGTAATTATACAGCTGGAAGTTGTAGGGTTTCCAGTTTTAGCAGTAAACCTCAAACCGGTAAAGAGTCAGGAGGTTCCGAAACAGTTTATCGTTTTGGAGATCTGTTCGTAAAACAGGAAATTCTCCCTTCCGGTTCCGAATCCGGAAAATCGGTAAAAATAAAGTATTCCATCCAAAACACGGGAGCGGAACCTCTTAGAACCGGACTGTATATCCTTTTTGATTTAATGCAGGCCGGTAGTGATACCAGTTTCCTATACACAGGCAAAACACCTATTAAGAAATCCTTAACCCTGAACGGGAAAAGTCTGGAGGGTAAGATTCATTTTAAAAGCTTAAAAAAAGGATCACCGATGTCGTTTCTTTCTTTTAAGGGGGAAAAGCCGGCTGCTTTGCATGTAGGAAACTGGGCGGATTTATACTCTTCCGGCTGGTCAGCAGCCAGGAATGGAAAAATGATTCGGGATAGCTCGGTGGCTTTTTATTGGAAAGAGAAAAATCTCGACGGAGGTGCCTCTGTGCAGTATGAACTGGAGTTCGGTACAGATGAAGCAGGGGATGGAAATTTAGAGGTGGTGTATGATGCTTCCCATAAACAGAGTTCTGTGAATTTGAAATACGGAAGAGGAAATTTTGTTTTGAGAGCAGAGCAGAAAAGAATCATCCGGAAGCAAATAAAAGCCATAGGAAAAGCGAAAATTCGGGGAATTTTTGTGGAAGGTTTTACCGACGCAGAAGGTACTTATGAGTTTAATAGTAAGCTTTCCATAAAGCGTACGAGGCTTGTAAAAGATTATCTTGTAAAACAGGGAGTTACTGCTGATAAAATTCTCCTAAAGAATTGGGGAGAGAGTTATGCTACATCCCTCGCAAATCCGCTTCGAAATAAAGAGGATAGAAGGGTAATTCTTCATTTTATCTCGAAATAA